In Poecilia reticulata strain Guanapo linkage group LG11, Guppy_female_1.0+MT, whole genome shotgun sequence, the genomic stretch AAGACGCTCTTGGTCTTCGCTGTCGGCAGCTCCGGTACTTTCTCCATCTCGTCCTCCTTGAAGTGCTCCTGGTAGATGTCTATGGTGTTGTTCTGCTTGATGCAGTGGTCCATCACCTGGTTGTCACGGCGATAGCAGAGGGACAGCAGTTGTTTTATaaattgataaaacaaaattttctgtCTTCACCTGAATGGAAAGACTTAAAATCAAATGAACGAAAGCAGCGGTGACTTCTAGTTGCTGATTGGACCGAAGTTGATCTTACGTAGCCCAGGTGCACGAGGCTGTTGACgtagttttcctctttttcaatCTTCTTCTTGAAGCGGACGGTTTGTTCCAGGTCTTTCGGGTTGATGTCTTTTGGCCACGCGCCCTCCACGTGGTTTATGCCACAACTGCTGGACTCAAAGCGCTCAGTGTTTACCTGAAAACGACAAGCATCTTACCCAGATTAACAGGGTTTAATCCTTAGTTGCTTAAAACTTAAAAGCGCCAGGTAGTTTCACTGTTTCCTCCAAACACTTTACATACTTTCACAGCCaggaataattttattaagtccaccaaaatatgctaaaattagACTTTTATCCATttacagaaagcaaaaacaaaatctttctcAGGGATGTTGCATCATGTCCCAGTAATGTGAAAAACCTTTAATCTTGGCTCGTTTAAAGTTCATAAATGAACACGACAAAACAAGCTACAATGTTAGAGGATGGTCTATAAAACCAAGATCtaaaagtattaaaagaaaaaatattacttcACTGTAAACCtacaatacatatttatatatgtttaaaatgtttccatctttAATAGGCTTTCAAGTAGGTTAAATAAGTAGTTTCTAATTACTAAACAGATGACAATATGGCACAGAAAGCATGTTTATACACCacattcaattattttattagatttttatttatttatcttaaatgaTTTTACCAAAACTTTGATAACTTTTCAATTGtttgcatatttctgttgatatATGGGGGGGGTTAAGATTTCACACACCGGGTTTGGTTCATCCAGAAGCTACAATTATTTAGAcaccataaataaaaaagcagctaaagactaaaaaaatatttccctctATTCATGTTAACTTTCTGCACATGAAAAGAGCCAAATATATCCCAGCATCAcaagcagcagaaccagcagattGCTCCATCAAGCTACTAAAAAGCTGAACAGGTTTTCAGATTCTGCACTTTATAATCTTGCATTTATTTAGTAGGTTTCACCTAatttgctgatttatttttcccttcTCCTAAATCTCATATAATAATAACAGCCCCTACATGATTAAGTAATAATGTCATATAAGTGATTTACTATGGAACGGCCAGAAATTGTTGCCACaaacagttatttaaaaatgaatttaaaaggTAAACCAACCGGGTGCTCGGACATGTCCATGCAGGCCTGCGAGGCCTGATCTCTGGGGGTCTTTACGACAAAGTTGCTGATCAGCCTCGGATTCGGCTGGATGTCCACCATCACCGCCTCAGCCCGGTCGGAGAACAGACCCTGGCGGCCAAACTCCCGGCGGAACTTCGTGTAAACGTAGGTGATCTCCATGGCTGGCGGGATTCGCCGTGCAGCCGCCGGGGACAGGCGCCGAGAAGCGGAAGGACGGACTCAGAGCAAACCGGGCTAAAACTTTGTCCAAAGAACGGAAGACGAGCTCcaactgaaagaaagaaagacgaCAATGGCGGCGCAGCGGCTTGTCGTATCCTAGCAACGCCGCCATGGcaacaacttctttttttaacgGCTAtagttttcagaaagaaataatgTAGTTAATTTCACCTATTTTTATTCACCACAATGGAGACCGGTTTTATcctattaaatttaaaatatgggATGCggtaattataattttaaaaagttgatattcagcctttaattcattttaaaagtccAAATTATAACTCTGAGTCTCGTTATTATTTGTTTGAATCTCTAATATGACATAGACCGTTTAAATTTCCACTTAATCTCTTAAGTAGCAGGGAAAGACTCAAAAAACACGTCAATGTTTACTATaacaaatccaaacaaaagTACCTAACTTTAAAGGGACTAATTTTACATCTTAAAAAAGCACAACCTTAGTTAGTTTGAGTTTCAATACAAAGAAAAATKTTCTGCTCTGATGTACTAACTGTCACAAAGATGTCACAATCAATAGTACTCAttcaaaatgtcataaatatgttcaaatctctaaaacaaaatctattttttttccaacacgaGTCACTGTCAAGTCAATGCAAAACCCAGATTTAGACATATTTTGCCTAAAGTTAGACAAAGAGCTACTGGTCTTTAATTCAAAATTTACATGGACCAAtacctggaaaaaaacaaatcacgaTGGAGTTAAATGACAAGAAGTTGTAAAAGAAAACGTGGAAGTCGCGAAttggggcttttattttgaaaaccgaccCGGAAACCGATCGTTTGTTTACTCAAATTAAGCCGAAGgatggtttggtttggttctcTTGTGTAAAACAGCCCAAAAACCGCCAAAGTCTTCAGCTATAAAGATGTCCAGACTCCAGAGTCTGAAGGTCTTCGTCAGCCAGCGGCTGTCCGCGGCCGTGGAGGACATCCTGGGACATCTGGAGGAGACGATCCTGGAGTACGAAGAGGAGACGGAGCGACGCCATCGAGACTTTCTGGATGTGATTTTAACGGCTGAAATGAAGCATCGCAAAGCAGGTTTGCATCTAAACTGGGGTTGTAAATGCTCTAACAGCAATCACAGTGTTTGAAggaataaaatactttgtattttgtcagaaaacaaaaatctgacgTTTTATTATGATTAAGAAGTGCTgcatgattttctgtttttcttttttgtttgttttttctgcagcaggaatGTAACCTAAATGATATAgacagaggtgggtagagtgcATAAAatttgtactcaagtaagagtagcattACTTTAACgtattttattcaagtaaaagtaaaaagtagacGTCCAAGAAATCCCTCGAGTAAAAAACAGCAGTGTTAAATGTCTCCAAATTAATATTACGGATGTCACAATTTAAACTCggcaaaaaaaaaggtcatgtttcttaaagttttccacatttcacagctcagatggaaaaaaaataaatgtataattattaGACATTTACTCCACAAATTTGAAGAGAGGCAGGAGGAAATGTTGACAGAAMGCCAaatgaaatctgttttattaCTCTGCAAATTCCACATTTTCCGTTTTTATCAttctgattttcatttcaaCCACATAAATCAAcccaaaaagaaatgtaattatggtgcgaataaaaaaaaaaggtcaaataaataGCTAGAGATCAACAATTCATATTATTCTgtttcataaatatataaaatttatgGTTTAACATAACATTGGCTTTAtaaaatgttaagtgttttccccttttattttaaatatctcaaacaTAAtgtttgagatatttaaaatatggcTCAAACATTGACATTTAGTATGTCATGCCAACATGCTAAAATAGATGAGTTATAACCAGTTGTGCTCACAATTAAAGTACAACTAGcaagaaaacacacttttaattAACTAAAACTGGCGACATAAAATATTACTGTTGTTAAATTGTGGTACAGAAGAGTCAGCTAACTCTTCACAATagcaagaaaatatattttcattactTACTGGAGAAAACACTTCTGAAACACCAAAATTTAACTATGTTGAAtgctgaaactgctgctgttagGAACCATTACCAAAAATCTCTCCctttcttgtgtttctgtgctttAGGTCATTCGGATGTCCAGCAGATGTTGATGAAGCTTcactctgagcagcagcagcagctggagaaaaGCTCCACAGTCGaccaggaggaaccaaagagcctcCAGTTTAAAAGGGAACAAGAGGAAGTTGAAATCACCAACATGTTTAGTGGTTCTGTCCATGTGAAGACAGAAGAACAGGAGGTGGAAACTCAGTCTTCTGAGCTTCATGACAGTCAGACTGAAGAGATCGTTATCATTCTGGAGGAAGACGACGGTGAAGAACCTGAGACTGGTGTCGGTTACACTAATCCAGACTTGATGGCACCAAGAACTGATCCTGGAGATGAGGAGTGTGATGTAATCCAGGATCATGAGAATCCTCTGAACGACATCGGGTCTAATGTTCTGAACTCGTTCCGATGCTCTGAATGTGGGAAAAGATTCGGCTCCCTGAGCTACCTGAAGCTGCACATCAGATGCCACACAGGAGACAGACCTTTCCGGTGTCCGGTTTGCAGGAAGTGCTTCTCGTGGAGAGGACGTCTCCAGAAGCACATGAGAATCCACACGGGGGAGAAACCTTTCAGGTGCTCAGTGTGCGGAAGAAGGTTCAGCGAGAGCGGCAACCTTAAGGtccacatgagaattcacacaggagagaaaccctTCAGCTGCGCCATTTGTGGAAAGAGCTACACACAACGAGGGAATCTGAACATGCACATGGCTGTTCACAAAGGTGACAGCATAATTAAATGCAGTCTTCATCAGTCACAGCAGCTTCGTCATCACAGCCAGGTGGGGGCGAGCAGAAACtttgtgaaaagacaaaaattagccCCTCAAGAGGATTTAAAAGCAGGATCTAATCTCAGAGTCGATGAAAGTGGAAGTGGTAAAGTCCATGTAAACTGTACAGGATGTTCTACCTGTAAGAAACATCTCAATTGCTCTGTGTGCGGGAAAATATTTGGCTTTAAGGGACAACTGAAGGCTCACATGAGATGCCACACGGGGGAAAAGCCCTATAAGTGCCCCATCTGCTGGAAGTGTTTCTCATGGAACGGCTGCTTGCAGAAACATGTGAAGATCCACACGGGTGAGAAACCCTATGAGTGCACCGTGTGTGGGAAAGGTTTTATTGAAAGTGGGAACCTAAAAGTTCACATGCGGATTCATACAGGAGAAAAGCCCTTCAGCTGTCCGGTGTGTGGGAGAAGATACAGACAGAAAGGAGGTCTGACTAAACATCTGGAAGTCCATCAAGACCAGAAATGARTTCTAGATGACAAACTTTACTTGAAATTGGATGCATCTTATTTGCAGCTGTTAAACctcatattttattgaatattggTGAAAATGTTCTCTAATTCCTAACCCTGTGGAATATTATCCTATTTAACCCAATTAACCTTCTTTTCTACTATAATACTCCACTCAAACATGTATTGTCTTTAGGTCTTTAAGTGCACATAAGTCTAGGAAATGCTAAAAACCTTGAACTGTGAtgggtataaaaaaaataattggtgcattttaaataaaataaatatagatgCAAATCATGAAGCAGTGCAATCTGCTTCATTTTTTCTGAACTCCATGCAAGAAGAAGAACTGAACTCAAGCAAACCCAAGGCATGCATCAGATCAAAAGCAGCAGCATTTATGCTTCTCTTTGGCAGATACAGACATAATCAAAGCTGCAGGCCCCTGACTTGAAGAACATCTGACTGGAAGAATTGTGTGGTAGTTTTCTGTATTATTAATGGATGTGGATGTTTTCAAGGTACTGATGCATAATGGAGTGGATCCAACACATCACGTCCTGAGCTAAAGAGATTCAAGAAAAGATTAGAAACGGTCATTGACGTCTATAGTCTGGGATCCTATTTCCATTCTTCCCAGGAGTGGTCAGCCTAACAAAATTACTCCCAAAAGCACATCGATGGCAAATCCAGGAGGTCACAGATcgatttaaagacaaaaagttaCAATGACCGATGTTCAAACTGTATCAGATCATGTGGGGTCCATACAAATATGTTCTGAACTAATTTGTGAcaccagaataaataaacacttgCCTGGTCAGATCCTGTTAGTTTcacttga encodes the following:
- the LOC103472566 gene encoding gastrula zinc finger protein XlCGF57.1-like, giving the protein MSRLQSLKVFVSQRLSAAVEDILGHLEETILEYEEETERRHRDFLDVILTAEMKHRKAGHSDVQQMLMKLHSEQQQQLEKSSTVDQEEPKSLQFKREQEEVEITNMFSGSVHVKTEEQEVETQSSELHDSQTEEIVIILEEDDGEEPETGVGYTNPDLMAPRTDPGDEECDVIQDHENPLNDIGSNVLNSFRCSECGKRFGSLSYLKLHIRCHTGDRPFRCPVCRKCFSWRGRLQKHMRIHTGEKPFRCSVCGRRFSESGNLKVHMRIHTGEKPFSCAICGKSYTQRGNLNMHMAVHKGDSIIKCSLHQSQQLRHHSQVGASRNFVKRQKLAPQEDLKAGSNLRVDESGSGKVHVNCTGCSTCKKHLNCSVCGKIFGFKGQLKAHMRCHTGEKPYKCPICWKCFSWNGCLQKHVKIHTGEKPYECTVCGKGFIESGNLKVHMRIHTGEKPFSCPVCGRRYRQKGGLTKHLEVHQDQK